A stretch of the Desulfobotulus mexicanus genome encodes the following:
- a CDS encoding alpha/beta hydrolase produces MNDNHILAALNHPAVQRVLFHPRADHTPAPLPPASLKDIHTPEGIRLSGEYHSCGKTEAPLLLFFHGNGEIASEYRDLAPFFTALAWDFLVMDYRGYGRSQGEPTAINLQEDALFVFDTLQKEKPARPIALMGRSLGSAAVLYIASQRPESISALIIESGFADTQPLIRLLGADMKALGIPEDADFGNLKGIQSFTGPTLIIHGENDHVIPISQAEKLKKNAAGQPLQMLVIPIADHNSLFYYGLKSYFAALGELLEKV; encoded by the coding sequence ATGAATGACAATCATATTCTGGCTGCCCTCAACCATCCTGCAGTACAAAGGGTACTCTTTCATCCCAGAGCCGATCATACCCCTGCTCCCCTGCCCCCCGCCTCCCTTAAGGATATACATACACCCGAAGGCATACGGCTTTCCGGTGAATATCACAGTTGTGGCAAAACAGAAGCCCCTCTGCTGCTCTTTTTCCATGGCAACGGAGAAATTGCCTCGGAATACAGGGATCTGGCCCCATTTTTCACAGCTCTTGCATGGGATTTCCTTGTGATGGATTACAGGGGATACGGAAGATCCCAGGGAGAACCTACGGCCATAAACCTTCAGGAAGACGCCCTTTTTGTTTTTGACACGCTTCAAAAAGAAAAACCCGCAAGACCCATTGCCCTCATGGGCCGGTCTTTAGGCAGTGCCGCTGTTCTGTATATTGCCTCCCAAAGACCCGAATCCATCAGCGCTCTGATAATTGAATCAGGATTTGCCGATACCCAACCCCTTATCCGTCTGCTGGGGGCGGATATGAAGGCTTTGGGCATTCCGGAGGATGCGGATTTCGGCAACCTCAAGGGTATTCAGAGCTTTACCGGCCCCACCCTGATCATCCACGGGGAAAATGATCATGTAATACCCATCAGTCAGGCAGAAAAGCTGAAGAAAAATGCTGCAGGCCAGCCCCTGCAAATGCTTGTAATTCCCATTGCCGACCACAACTCACTTTTTTATTATGGACTCAAATCCTATTTCGCAGCTCTGGGAGAGCTACTGGAGAAGGTCTGA
- a CDS encoding AMIN domain-containing protein, with amino-acid sequence MVKWGFAGVGILLVFIWSLILGLQLMGSTNGTVAILETDVSKNSGRYLVSVPESRNQSFGDSFTGEESLALVHEGKEDLPYLMAYEENKDNHQLSAEVSGMSGHGKNDMESSYLTGGSAETEGEVSSSEKIPVDLNINAMEGMELLSGISGEVKEIRKKDVEVRKRPLLKEIRFDDSSGRLVIIAGAAIHDVKTFTLENPRRIVLDLNNMESPYRSEQRMDLDSMHISSVRHFAHEDRVRIVLDMQEGWKGSYQKEPIDSGLEVVLVLMDIP; translated from the coding sequence ATGGTAAAATGGGGGTTTGCAGGTGTTGGTATACTGCTTGTTTTTATATGGAGTCTCATTCTTGGTCTGCAGCTCATGGGCAGCACAAACGGTACTGTGGCTATTCTTGAGACTGATGTAAGTAAAAACTCAGGTCGTTATCTTGTATCTGTTCCTGAATCGAGAAACCAGTCGTTCGGAGATAGTTTTACAGGAGAAGAATCCCTTGCCCTTGTCCATGAAGGGAAAGAAGACTTGCCATACTTAATGGCCTACGAAGAGAATAAGGATAACCATCAGCTTTCTGCAGAAGTTTCCGGAATGTCAGGTCATGGAAAAAATGATATGGAGTCATCTTATTTGACAGGGGGGTCTGCTGAGACTGAAGGGGAGGTAAGTTCTTCTGAAAAAATACCTGTGGACCTGAATATTAACGCCATGGAAGGAATGGAGCTTCTTTCTGGTATCTCCGGTGAAGTAAAGGAGATCCGTAAAAAAGATGTGGAAGTGAGAAAAAGACCTCTCTTGAAAGAGATCAGGTTTGATGACTCGTCCGGGCGTCTTGTTATTATCGCAGGGGCTGCAATTCATGATGTAAAAACCTTTACCCTTGAAAATCCTAGACGTATTGTGCTGGATTTAAATAATATGGAATCGCCTTACAGATCAGAACAGCGGATGGATCTTGACAGCATGCATATTTCCAGTGTGCGTCATTTTGCCCACGAAGACAGGGTTCGTATTGTTCTGGATATGCAGGAAGGATGGAAGGGTTCCTATCAGAAGGAACCCATTGATTCAGGCCTTGAGGTGGTTCTTGTGCTTATGGATATTCCTTAA
- a CDS encoding metal-dependent hydrolase, with product MPGYRAHLGFGFTLGLICLAGLFFWGMYRPPIETMAILLGLCLVGSLTPDVDTDSKGQNLVYSLLILFDLFLIFKGEYKWAAILGFCAMLPAIGHHRGWTHTWWAMLLIPLPILAAPVYLFHQPWQQVLPYYLAFVLGFFSHLLLDRQFF from the coding sequence ATGCCCGGATATAGAGCACACCTCGGTTTTGGTTTCACACTGGGACTCATCTGCCTTGCAGGACTTTTTTTCTGGGGTATGTACCGGCCACCCATAGAAACCATGGCCATTCTCCTGGGACTCTGCCTTGTGGGGTCCCTGACTCCTGATGTGGACACAGATTCCAAGGGCCAGAACCTCGTCTACAGCCTTCTGATTCTCTTTGATCTCTTTCTGATTTTTAAGGGAGAATATAAATGGGCCGCCATACTGGGTTTCTGTGCCATGCTGCCCGCCATTGGTCACCACAGAGGCTGGACCCACACCTGGTGGGCCATGCTGCTCATTCCCCTGCCCATTCTGGCTGCCCCGGTCTATCTTTTTCACCAGCCATGGCAACAGGTACTTCCCTATTATCTTGCCTTTGTGCTGGGTTTTTTCTCCCACCTTCTTCTGGATCGTCAATTTTTCTGA